In the genome of Serratia symbiotica (Periphyllus acericola), one region contains:
- the groL gene encoding chaperonin GroEL (60 kDa chaperone family; promotes refolding of misfolded polypeptides especially under stressful conditions; forms two stacked rings of heptamers to form a barrel-shaped 14mer; ends can be capped by GroES; misfolded proteins enter the barrel where they are refolded when GroES binds), whose protein sequence is MAAKDVKFGNDARVKMLCGVNVLADAVKVTLGPKGRNVVLDKSFGSPTITKDGVSVAREIELEDKFENMGAQMVKEVASKANDAAGDGTTTATVLAQSIITEGLKAVAAGMNPMDLKRGIDKAVIAGVEELKKLSVPCSDSKAIAQVGTISANSDETVGKLIAEAMEKVGKEGVITVEEGTGLQDELDVVEGMQFDRGYLSPYFINKPETGSVELESPFILLADKKISNIREMLPVLEAVAKAGKPLLIIAEDVEGEALATMVVNTMRGVVKVAAVKGPGFGDRRKAMLQDIATLTGGTVISEEIGLELEKTTLEDLGQAKRVVINKDTTIVIDGVGDEATIKGRVAQIRQQIEEATSDYDREKLQERVAKLAGGVAVIKVGAATEVEMKEKKTRVADALNATRAAVEEGVVAGGGVALIRVAGKISRLKGDNEDQNVGIKVALSAMESPLRQIVINAGEEASVIANNVKAGEGSYGYNAYSEEYGDMIAMGILDPTKVTRSALQYAASVAGLMITTECMVTDLPKSDAPDLGGMGGMGGMM, encoded by the coding sequence ATGGCAGCTAAAGACGTAAAATTTGGCAATGATGCTCGCGTGAAAATGCTTTGCGGCGTAAATGTTCTCGCTGATGCAGTAAAAGTGACCCTAGGCCCGAAAGGCCGTAACGTAGTGCTGGATAAATCCTTCGGCTCTCCTACCATCACTAAAGATGGGGTGTCTGTTGCTCGCGAAATCGAATTGGAAGACAAATTCGAGAACATGGGCGCGCAGATGGTGAAAGAAGTAGCTTCCAAAGCGAACGATGCTGCGGGCGACGGTACCACTACAGCAACCGTACTGGCGCAATCCATCATCACCGAAGGCCTCAAGGCTGTGGCCGCTGGCATGAACCCGATGGATCTGAAGCGTGGCATCGACAAAGCAGTTATTGCGGGGGTTGAAGAGCTTAAAAAACTGTCCGTACCTTGCTCTGACTCCAAAGCCATCGCTCAGGTAGGCACCATCTCTGCAAACTCCGACGAAACCGTGGGCAAATTGATTGCAGAAGCAATGGAAAAAGTGGGTAAAGAAGGTGTTATCACTGTTGAAGAAGGCACCGGTCTGCAAGATGAGCTGGACGTGGTAGAGGGTATGCAGTTTGACCGTGGTTACCTGTCTCCTTACTTCATCAACAAGCCAGAAACCGGTTCTGTAGAGTTGGAAAGTCCGTTCATTCTGTTGGCGGACAAAAAAATCTCCAACATACGTGAAATGTTGCCGGTGCTGGAAGCCGTGGCGAAAGCTGGAAAACCACTGCTGATTATTGCTGAGGATGTTGAAGGCGAAGCACTGGCAACCATGGTAGTTAACACGATGCGTGGCGTTGTGAAAGTGGCTGCGGTTAAGGGACCTGGCTTCGGCGATCGTCGTAAAGCCATGTTGCAGGATATTGCAACCCTGACAGGCGGTACGGTTATCTCTGAAGAGATCGGTCTGGAACTGGAAAAAACTACACTGGAAGACTTGGGCCAGGCTAAACGCGTGGTGATCAACAAAGACACCACCATCGTCATTGATGGCGTGGGAGATGAGGCGACCATCAAAGGCCGCGTTGCCCAGATCCGTCAACAGATCGAAGAAGCGACCTCTGATTATGATCGTGAAAAACTCCAGGAACGCGTAGCTAAACTGGCTGGCGGCGTTGCCGTTATCAAAGTTGGTGCAGCAACTGAAGTTGAAATGAAAGAGAAGAAAACCCGCGTTGCAGACGCCCTGAATGCAACCCGTGCTGCGGTAGAAGAAGGTGTGGTTGCTGGTGGTGGCGTTGCGCTGATCCGCGTGGCAGGTAAAATTAGCCGCCTGAAAGGCGACAACGAAGATCAGAATGTTGGTATTAAAGTTGCACTGAGTGCGATGGAATCTCCACTGCGCCAGATAGTGATTAACGCCGGTGAAGAAGCTTCTGTGATCGCCAACAACGTGAAAGCGGGCGAAGGTAGCTATGGTTACAATGCTTACTCTGAAGAATATGGTGACATGATCGCGATGGGTATCCTGGACCCAACCAAAGTAACCCGTTCTGCTCTGCAATATGCGGCTTCTGTGGCTGGTCTGATGATCACCACGGAATGCATGGTTACCGATCTACCGAAAAGTGATGCGCCTGATTTAGGCGGCATGGGTGGTATGGGCGGCATGATGTAA
- the tusA gene encoding sulfurtransferase TusA, producing the protein MTDLSAQADQTLDALGLRCPEPVMMVRKAVRHMDNGETLLIIADDLATTRDIPSFCRFMDHTLVAQETDKAPYRYLLRKGI; encoded by the coding sequence ATGACTGACTTATCTGCCCAAGCAGACCAGACGCTTGACGCGCTGGGGCTGCGTTGCCCAGAACCGGTGATGATGGTGCGTAAAGCCGTACGCCATATGGATAACGGCGAAACGCTGCTGATCATCGCTGATGATCTAGCTACCACCCGCGATATTCCAAGTTTTTGCCGTTTTATGGATCACACGCTAGTAGCGCAGGAAACCGATAAGGCACCTTACCGTTACCTACTGCGCAAGGGCATATAA
- a CDS encoding FxsA family protein: MRWLPILLIFLLAYIEISLFIKISDVLGVAFTLLLVIFTFCVGISLMRNQGMRTFVQIQKKLSAGESPEVEMVRSFSLMIAGFLLMIPGFFTDFLGLLLLLPQVQKLLTLRLMPHLFVYRFCGLGPGSNAATGNTFDGEFQCKDDERYMLEQRPDDHDKHNER, from the coding sequence GTGCGCTGGTTACCAATACTGCTAATATTTCTGCTGGCTTATATAGAAATATCCTTATTTATCAAAATTTCTGATGTACTTGGTGTGGCTTTTACCTTGTTGCTGGTGATCTTCACCTTTTGCGTTGGCATTTCGCTGATGCGCAACCAAGGTATGAGAACCTTCGTACAAATACAGAAAAAGTTGTCTGCTGGTGAAAGCCCAGAGGTGGAAATGGTGAGAAGTTTCTCGCTGATGATCGCTGGCTTCTTGCTGATGATTCCAGGCTTTTTTACCGATTTTCTCGGCCTGCTATTGTTGCTGCCACAGGTACAGAAATTGCTGACGCTCAGGCTGATGCCACATCTGTTCGTTTACCGTTTTTGCGGTTTGGGGCCAGGTAGTAACGCCGCCACTGGCAACACCTTTGACGGCGAATTCCAGTGCAAAGACGACGAGCGTTATATGTTGGAGCAGCGTCCAGATGATCACGACAAGCATAATGAGCGCTAA
- the groL gene encoding chaperonin GroEL (60 kDa chaperone family; promotes refolding of misfolded polypeptides especially under stressful conditions; forms two stacked rings of heptamers to form a barrel-shaped 14mer; ends can be capped by GroES; misfolded proteins enter the barrel where they are refolded when GroES binds), which translates to MAAKDVKFGNDARVKMLCGVNVLADAVKVTLGPKGRNVVLDKSFGSPTITKDGVSVAREIELEDKFENMGAQMVKEVASKANDAAGDGTTTATVLAQSIITEGLKAVAAGMNPMDLKRGIDKAVIAGVEELKKLSVPCSDSKAIAQVGTISANSDETVGKLIAEAMEKVGKEGVITVEEGTGLQDELDVVEGMQFDRGYLSPYFINKPETGSVELESPFILLADKKISNIREMLPVLEALAKAGKPLLIIAEDVEGEALATMVVNTMRGVVKVAAVKGPGFGDRRKAMLQDIATLTGGTVISEEIGLELEKTTLEDLGQAKRVVINKDTTIVIDGVGDEATIKGRVAQIRQQIEEATSDYDREKLQERVAKLAGGVAVIKVGAATEVEMKEKKTRVEDALNATRAAVEEGVVAGGGVALIRVAGKISRLKGDNEDQNVGIKVALSAMESPLRQIVINAGEEASVIANNVKAGEGSYGYNAYSEEYGDMIAMGILDPTKVTRSALQYAASVAGLMITTECMVTDLPKSDAPDLGGMGGMGGMM; encoded by the coding sequence ATGGCAGCTAAAGACGTAAAATTTGGCAATGATGCTCGCGTGAAAATGCTTTGCGGCGTAAATGTTCTCGCTGATGCAGTAAAAGTGACCCTAGGCCCGAAAGGCCGTAACGTAGTGCTGGATAAATCCTTCGGCTCTCCTACCATCACTAAAGATGGGGTGTCTGTTGCTCGCGAAATCGAATTGGAAGACAAATTCGAGAACATGGGCGCGCAGATGGTGAAAGAAGTAGCTTCCAAAGCGAACGATGCTGCGGGCGACGGTACCACTACAGCAACCGTACTGGCGCAATCCATCATCACCGAAGGCCTCAAGGCTGTGGCCGCTGGCATGAACCCGATGGATCTGAAGCGTGGCATCGACAAAGCAGTTATTGCGGGGGTTGAAGAGCTTAAAAAACTGTCCGTACCTTGCTCTGACTCCAAAGCCATCGCTCAGGTAGGCACCATCTCTGCAAACTCCGACGAAACCGTGGGCAAATTGATTGCAGAAGCAATGGAAAAAGTGGGTAAAGAAGGTGTTATCACTGTTGAAGAAGGCACCGGTCTGCAAGATGAGCTGGACGTGGTAGAGGGTATGCAGTTTGACCGTGGTTACCTGTCTCCTTACTTCATCAACAAGCCAGAAACCGGTTCTGTAGAGTTGGAAAGTCCGTTCATTCTGTTAGCGGACAAAAAAATCTCCAACATACGTGAAATGTTGCCGGTGCTGGAAGCCTTGGCGAAAGCTGGAAAACCACTGCTGATTATTGCTGAGGATGTTGAAGGCGAAGCACTGGCAACCATGGTAGTTAACACGATGCGTGGCGTTGTGAAAGTGGCTGCGGTTAAGGGACCTGGCTTCGGCGATCGTCGTAAAGCCATGTTGCAGGATATTGCAACCCTGACAGGCGGTACGGTTATCTCTGAAGAGATCGGTCTGGAACTGGAAAAAACTACACTGGAAGACTTGGGCCAGGCTAAACGCGTGGTGATCAACAAAGACACCACCATCGTCATTGATGGCGTGGGAGATGAGGCGACCATCAAAGGCCGCGTTGCCCAGATCCGTCAACAGATCGAAGAAGCGACCTCTGATTATGATCGTGAAAAACTCCAGGAACGCGTAGCTAAACTGGCTGGCGGCGTTGCCGTTATCAAAGTTGGTGCAGCAACTGAAGTTGAAATGAAAGAGAAGAAAACCCGCGTTGAAGACGCCCTGAATGCAACCCGTGCTGCGGTAGAAGAAGGTGTGGTTGCTGGTGGTGGCGTTGCGCTGATCCGCGTGGCAGGTAAAATTAGCCGCCTGAAAGGCGACAACGAAGATCAGAATGTTGGTATTAAAGTTGCACTGAGTGCGATGGAATCTCCACTGCGCCAGATAGTGATTAACGCCGGTGAAGAAGCTTCTGTGATCGCCAACAACGTGAAAGCGGGCGAAGGTAGCTATGGTTACAATGCTTACTCTGAAGAATATGGTGACATGATCGCGATGGGTATCCTGGACCCAACCAAAGTAACCCGTTCTGCTCTGCAATATGCGGCTTCTGTGGCTGGTCTGATGATCACCACGGAATGCATGGTTACCGATCTACCGAAAAGTGATGCGCCTGATTTAGGCGGCATGGGTGGTATGGGCGGCATGATGTAA
- a CDS encoding co-chaperone GroES: MSIRPLHDRVIVKRKEVESKSAGGIVLTGSAAGKSTRGEVVAVGKGRVLESGNVQPLDVKVGDTVIFNDGYGVKVEKIDNQDVLIMSESDILAIVEA, from the coding sequence ATGAGTATTCGTCCATTGCATGACCGTGTTATCGTCAAGCGCAAAGAAGTTGAGTCAAAATCTGCTGGTGGCATTGTTCTGACTGGCTCTGCAGCGGGTAAATCTACTCGTGGTGAAGTGGTTGCAGTTGGGAAAGGACGTGTGCTGGAAAGTGGTAACGTCCAACCGTTGGATGTTAAAGTTGGCGATACTGTGATTTTCAATGATGGCTACGGCGTGAAAGTAGAAAAGATCGACAATCAAGACGTGTTGATCATGTCCGAAAGCGACATTCTGGCAATTGTTGAAGCGTAA